A single window of Nicotiana sylvestris chromosome 5, ASM39365v2, whole genome shotgun sequence DNA harbors:
- the LOC104235892 gene encoding structural maintenance of chromosomes protein 6B-like isoform X2, protein MEDRVPATGRPKRLEAGIISKIRLENFMCHSNLEIDFGDSVNFITGQNGSGKSAILTALCVAFGSRARGTQRANTLKDFIKTGCSHALVHVEIKNRGEDAFKAETYGDLIIVERRISESTGSIVLKNYQGKKVAAKREELQELIVHFNIDVENPCVIMSQDKSREFLHSGNAKDKFKFFFKATLLQQVEDLLIGIEDQLKNANELVAELEKSISPIVKELDELQVKIRNMEHIEEISHQVDLLKKKLAWAWVYSVDKQLQDKSKRIEELKGRIPTCQSRIDQHLRKMEELNDQLTKKKAQIAHLMEKTSEVRRMTEELKQSLSSATKEKLELEEEWHRRGNYIQKMAKRVKMLEQQIHDVDEQNIRNTQAEEHDMEVKLEEFQAEVDKANAVFQRLKNEEVTLIEKINQAKDQISSIVHEIEENDKKDRDTRSRIREFQLHKSNKVTAFGGGRVMGLLEVIERHHRKFKRAPIGPIGAHMTLIDGDKWGIAIESAIGSLLNGFIVTDHKDSLLLRACAREANYNNLQIIIYEFSRPRLNIPDHMLPRTHHPTAISVLRSDNPTVLNVLIDVGNAERQVLVKDYDAGKAVAFEQRISNLKEVYTSDGYKMFSRGSVQTILPPMKNVRSGRLSGSYDNLIKTLESEASEAQMKARQTRGMKRSIDEELQGLQDNLQSAKKRRHDAERVLRSKEFCLQDFKKSYLAESSSTAVSTVDELHVELSKIRDEIHERENSLEELQLRLSEADTKANDVKISFENLCESAKVEIGALEEAERELMMIDKDLKDAELKKNHYEDVMSKKVLSQLKGAEEEYQELEHNRRESYKKASIICPESEIETVGGCDGSTPEQLSAQLTRLSQRLQQESRRHPESIEDLRMLYNKKERKILKKQQMYKAFREKLGACHKALELRWSKFHRNATLLKRQLTWQFNGHLGKKGISGHIKVCYEEKTLSIEVKMPQDASSSSVRDTRGLSGGERSFSTLCFALALHEMTEAPFRAMDEFDVFMDAVSRKISLDAIVDFALAQGSQWIFITPHDISMVKQDERVKKQQMAAPRA, encoded by the exons ATGGAGGATAGGGTTCCGGCGACAGGGAGGCCGAAGCGTCTAGAAGCGGGTATTATTTCAAAAATCCGACTGGAAAATTTCATGTGCCATAGTAACCTCGAGATCGATTTCGGTGATTCCGTTAATTTCATTACTGGTCAGAACGGAA GTGGGAAAAGTGCTATACTCACAGCATTATGTGTGGCATTTGGGAGCCGCGCTAGAGGCACACAAAGGGCCAATACACTAAAGGATTTTATAAAGACAGGCTGCAG CCATGCCCTTGTTCACGTTGAAATAAAAAACCGAGGAGAGGATGCTTTCAAGGCAGAAACTTATGGTGACCTCATAATTGTAGAGCGCAGGATCTCAGAGTCTACCGGTTCTATCGTTCTAAAGAATTACCAAG GTAAAAAGGTGGCTGCCAAAAGAGAGGAACTCCAAGAACTTATAGTTCATTTCAAT ATTGATGTGGAAAATCCATGTGTAATAATGAGTCAAGATAAAAGCAGGGAATTCTTACATTCCGGAAATGCCAAAGACAAGTTCAAG TTCTTTTTCAAGGCAACACTACTTCAGCAAGTGGAAGATCTTCTGATTGGTATTGAGGATCAATTGAAAAATGCAAATGAACTAGTTGCTGAACTGGAGAAATCAATAAGTCCTATAGTGAAAGAACTTGATGAGTTGCAAGTAAAGATTAGAAACATGGAACATATAGAGGAGATCTCTCATCAGGTAGACTTGTTGAAGAAGAAATTGGCATGGGCATGGGTATACAGTGTAGACAAGCAGTTACAAGATAAAAGTAAACGGATTGAGGAGTTGAAAGGACGGATTCCCACATGTCAATCTCGAATAGATCAGCATCTT AGGAAGATGGAGGAATTGAACGATCAGTTGACCAAGAAGAAAGCTCAAATTGCTCATTTGATGGAAAAGACATCTGAGGTGAGGAGGATGACAGAAGAATTGAAGCAGAGTCTTTCTTCG GCTACAAAGGAAAAGCTTGAGCTGGAGGAGGAGTGGCATCGTAGAGGTAATTACATCCAAAAGATGGCAAAACGGGTCAAGATGCTTGAACAACAAATACATGATGTGGATGAGCAGAATATTAGAAATACACAG GCCGAAGAACATGATATGGAGGTGAAACTGGAGGAGTTCCAAGCTGAGGTTGATAAGGCTAATGCTGTATTTCAAAG gttgaaaaatgaagaagttaCCTTAATTGAGAAAATCAATCAGGCGAAGGATCAGATAAGCAGTATTGTTCATGAG ATTGAAGAGAATGACAAGAAGGATCGTGACACACGCTCTCGCATTCGTGAGTTTCAACTTCATAAAAGCAACAAG GTTACAGCCTTTGGAGGAGGTAGAGTGATGGGCCTTCTGGAGGTTATTGAAAGGCATCATAGAAAGTTCAAGAGGGCGCCGATTGGTCCAATAGGTGCTCATATG ACCTTGATTGATGGTGACAAATGGGGTATTGCTATTGAAAGTGCCATTGGCTCGCTGCTTAACGGTTTTATCGTAACAGATCATAAGGATTCCCTTTTATTAAGAGCTTGTGCAAGGGAAGCGAATTATAATAACTTACAGATTATCATTTATGAGTTCTCTAGACCAAG GTTGAACATTCCCGATCACATGCTTCCCCGGACTCATCATCCAACTGCAATTTCGGTTCTACGTTCTGACAATCCTACCGTACTAAATGTCTTGATTGATGTG GGTAATGCTGAGAGGCAAGTGCTTGTTAAAGACTATGATGCTGGAAAAGCAGTTGCTTTTGAGCAAAGGATTTCAAATTTGAAGGAGGTTTACACTTCTGATGGGTACAAAAT GTTTTCTCGGGGTTCAGTCCAAACTATTCTTCCACCAATGAAGAATGTGAGGAGTGGACGTCTTTCTGGTTCATATGACAATCTAATTAAAACTCTGGAAAGCGAAGCATCTGAGGCACAGATGAAAGCTCGACAAACCAGGGGTATGAAGAGGAGTATTGATGAAGAGCTTCAAGGACTCCAAGATAATTTGCAAAGCGCTAAG AAGAGGCGCCATGATGCAGAGCGCGTTTTGAGGTCCAAGGAGTTTTGCTTGCAAGATTTTAAAAAGTCATATCTTGCAGAATCTAGCTCCACCGCTGTATCAACAGTAGATGAGCTTCACGTCGAGCTGTCG AAAATCCGTGATGAGATACATGAAAGAGAAAATTCATTGGAAGAGCTTCAATTGAGGCTGAGTGAAGCCGACACCAAAGCTAATGATGTCAAAATATCCTTTGAAAATTTGTGTG AATCAGCAAAAGTGGAAATTGGAGCCTTGGAGGAAGCAGAGCGTGAGTTAATGATGATTGATAAAGATCTAAAAGACGCAGAATTG AAGAAGAATCATTATGAAGATGTAATGAGTAAGAAGGTTCTTTCCCAACTCAAAGGCGCAGAAGAAGAATATCAGGAACTTGAGCACAACCGTAGG GAGAGCTACAAAAAAGCTTCAATCATTTGTCCTGAAAGTGAAATCGAGACTGTAGGAGGCTGTGATGGAAGCACTCCGGAGCAATTAAGTGCCCAATTAACTAGGCTAAGTCAAAGACTTCAGCAAGAGAGTCGGAG ACATCCAGAGTCTATTGAGGATCTCCGCATGTTGTACAACAAAAAAGAACGCAAAATTTTAAAAAAGCAGCAAATGTACAAAGCATTTCGCGAGAAACTAGGT GCATGCCATAAAGCCCTCGAGCTACGATGGAGTAAATTCCATAGAAATGCAACTCTCTTGAAGCGCCAATTAACATGGCA ATTTAATGGCCACTTGGGTAAGAAAGGGATCAGTGGGCACATCAAAGTTTGTTATGAAGAGAAGACCCTTTCGATAGAG GTAAAAATGCCCCAAGATGCATCAAGCAGCAGTGTTCGCGACACACGAGGACTTTCAG GGGGAGAACGTTCTTTCTCAACTTTGTGCTTTGCACTTGCTCTTCATGAGATGACTGAAGCTCCGTTTAGAGCAATGGATGAATTTGATGTATTTATG GATGCCGTTAGCAGAAAAATCAGTCTAGATGCTATCGTGGATTTTGCATTGGCACAAGGATCACAGTGGATATTTATTACCCCTCATGACATCAG TATGGTGAAGCAGGATGAGAGGGTAAAGAAGCAGCAAATGGCGGCTCCTCGTGCGTGA
- the LOC104235892 gene encoding structural maintenance of chromosomes protein 6B-like isoform X1, producing the protein MEDRVPATGRPKRLEAGIISKIRLENFMCHSNLEIDFGDSVNFITGQNGSGKSAILTALCVAFGSRARGTQRANTLKDFIKTGCSHALVHVEIKNRGEDAFKAETYGDLIIVERRISESTGSIVLKNYQGKKVAAKREELQELIVHFNIDVENPCVIMSQDKSREFLHSGNAKDKFKFFFKATLLQQVEDLLIGIEDQLKNANELVAELEKSISPIVKELDELQVKIRNMEHIEEISHQVDLLKKKLAWAWVYSVDKQLQDKSKRIEELKGRIPTCQSRIDQHLRKMEELNDQLTKKKAQIAHLMEKTSEVRRMTEELKQSLSSATKEKLELEEEWHRRGNYIQKMAKRVKMLEQQIHDVDEQNIRNTQAEEHDMEVKLEEFQAEVDKANAVFQRLKNEEVTLIEKINQAKDQISSIVHEIEENDKKDRDTRSRIREFQLHKSNKVTAFGGGRVMGLLEVIERHHRKFKRAPIGPIGAHMTLIDGDKWGIAIESAIGSLLNGFIVTDHKDSLLLRACAREANYNNLQIIIYEFSRPRLNIPDHMLPRTHHPTAISVLRSDNPTVLNVLIDVVKLPFLWGNAERQVLVKDYDAGKAVAFEQRISNLKEVYTSDGYKMFSRGSVQTILPPMKNVRSGRLSGSYDNLIKTLESEASEAQMKARQTRGMKRSIDEELQGLQDNLQSAKKRRHDAERVLRSKEFCLQDFKKSYLAESSSTAVSTVDELHVELSKIRDEIHERENSLEELQLRLSEADTKANDVKISFENLCESAKVEIGALEEAERELMMIDKDLKDAELKKNHYEDVMSKKVLSQLKGAEEEYQELEHNRRESYKKASIICPESEIETVGGCDGSTPEQLSAQLTRLSQRLQQESRRHPESIEDLRMLYNKKERKILKKQQMYKAFREKLGACHKALELRWSKFHRNATLLKRQLTWQFNGHLGKKGISGHIKVCYEEKTLSIEVKMPQDASSSSVRDTRGLSGGERSFSTLCFALALHEMTEAPFRAMDEFDVFMDAVSRKISLDAIVDFALAQGSQWIFITPHDISMVKQDERVKKQQMAAPRA; encoded by the exons ATGGAGGATAGGGTTCCGGCGACAGGGAGGCCGAAGCGTCTAGAAGCGGGTATTATTTCAAAAATCCGACTGGAAAATTTCATGTGCCATAGTAACCTCGAGATCGATTTCGGTGATTCCGTTAATTTCATTACTGGTCAGAACGGAA GTGGGAAAAGTGCTATACTCACAGCATTATGTGTGGCATTTGGGAGCCGCGCTAGAGGCACACAAAGGGCCAATACACTAAAGGATTTTATAAAGACAGGCTGCAG CCATGCCCTTGTTCACGTTGAAATAAAAAACCGAGGAGAGGATGCTTTCAAGGCAGAAACTTATGGTGACCTCATAATTGTAGAGCGCAGGATCTCAGAGTCTACCGGTTCTATCGTTCTAAAGAATTACCAAG GTAAAAAGGTGGCTGCCAAAAGAGAGGAACTCCAAGAACTTATAGTTCATTTCAAT ATTGATGTGGAAAATCCATGTGTAATAATGAGTCAAGATAAAAGCAGGGAATTCTTACATTCCGGAAATGCCAAAGACAAGTTCAAG TTCTTTTTCAAGGCAACACTACTTCAGCAAGTGGAAGATCTTCTGATTGGTATTGAGGATCAATTGAAAAATGCAAATGAACTAGTTGCTGAACTGGAGAAATCAATAAGTCCTATAGTGAAAGAACTTGATGAGTTGCAAGTAAAGATTAGAAACATGGAACATATAGAGGAGATCTCTCATCAGGTAGACTTGTTGAAGAAGAAATTGGCATGGGCATGGGTATACAGTGTAGACAAGCAGTTACAAGATAAAAGTAAACGGATTGAGGAGTTGAAAGGACGGATTCCCACATGTCAATCTCGAATAGATCAGCATCTT AGGAAGATGGAGGAATTGAACGATCAGTTGACCAAGAAGAAAGCTCAAATTGCTCATTTGATGGAAAAGACATCTGAGGTGAGGAGGATGACAGAAGAATTGAAGCAGAGTCTTTCTTCG GCTACAAAGGAAAAGCTTGAGCTGGAGGAGGAGTGGCATCGTAGAGGTAATTACATCCAAAAGATGGCAAAACGGGTCAAGATGCTTGAACAACAAATACATGATGTGGATGAGCAGAATATTAGAAATACACAG GCCGAAGAACATGATATGGAGGTGAAACTGGAGGAGTTCCAAGCTGAGGTTGATAAGGCTAATGCTGTATTTCAAAG gttgaaaaatgaagaagttaCCTTAATTGAGAAAATCAATCAGGCGAAGGATCAGATAAGCAGTATTGTTCATGAG ATTGAAGAGAATGACAAGAAGGATCGTGACACACGCTCTCGCATTCGTGAGTTTCAACTTCATAAAAGCAACAAG GTTACAGCCTTTGGAGGAGGTAGAGTGATGGGCCTTCTGGAGGTTATTGAAAGGCATCATAGAAAGTTCAAGAGGGCGCCGATTGGTCCAATAGGTGCTCATATG ACCTTGATTGATGGTGACAAATGGGGTATTGCTATTGAAAGTGCCATTGGCTCGCTGCTTAACGGTTTTATCGTAACAGATCATAAGGATTCCCTTTTATTAAGAGCTTGTGCAAGGGAAGCGAATTATAATAACTTACAGATTATCATTTATGAGTTCTCTAGACCAAG GTTGAACATTCCCGATCACATGCTTCCCCGGACTCATCATCCAACTGCAATTTCGGTTCTACGTTCTGACAATCCTACCGTACTAAATGTCTTGATTGATGTGGTAAAGTTGCCATTTCTGTGG GGTAATGCTGAGAGGCAAGTGCTTGTTAAAGACTATGATGCTGGAAAAGCAGTTGCTTTTGAGCAAAGGATTTCAAATTTGAAGGAGGTTTACACTTCTGATGGGTACAAAAT GTTTTCTCGGGGTTCAGTCCAAACTATTCTTCCACCAATGAAGAATGTGAGGAGTGGACGTCTTTCTGGTTCATATGACAATCTAATTAAAACTCTGGAAAGCGAAGCATCTGAGGCACAGATGAAAGCTCGACAAACCAGGGGTATGAAGAGGAGTATTGATGAAGAGCTTCAAGGACTCCAAGATAATTTGCAAAGCGCTAAG AAGAGGCGCCATGATGCAGAGCGCGTTTTGAGGTCCAAGGAGTTTTGCTTGCAAGATTTTAAAAAGTCATATCTTGCAGAATCTAGCTCCACCGCTGTATCAACAGTAGATGAGCTTCACGTCGAGCTGTCG AAAATCCGTGATGAGATACATGAAAGAGAAAATTCATTGGAAGAGCTTCAATTGAGGCTGAGTGAAGCCGACACCAAAGCTAATGATGTCAAAATATCCTTTGAAAATTTGTGTG AATCAGCAAAAGTGGAAATTGGAGCCTTGGAGGAAGCAGAGCGTGAGTTAATGATGATTGATAAAGATCTAAAAGACGCAGAATTG AAGAAGAATCATTATGAAGATGTAATGAGTAAGAAGGTTCTTTCCCAACTCAAAGGCGCAGAAGAAGAATATCAGGAACTTGAGCACAACCGTAGG GAGAGCTACAAAAAAGCTTCAATCATTTGTCCTGAAAGTGAAATCGAGACTGTAGGAGGCTGTGATGGAAGCACTCCGGAGCAATTAAGTGCCCAATTAACTAGGCTAAGTCAAAGACTTCAGCAAGAGAGTCGGAG ACATCCAGAGTCTATTGAGGATCTCCGCATGTTGTACAACAAAAAAGAACGCAAAATTTTAAAAAAGCAGCAAATGTACAAAGCATTTCGCGAGAAACTAGGT GCATGCCATAAAGCCCTCGAGCTACGATGGAGTAAATTCCATAGAAATGCAACTCTCTTGAAGCGCCAATTAACATGGCA ATTTAATGGCCACTTGGGTAAGAAAGGGATCAGTGGGCACATCAAAGTTTGTTATGAAGAGAAGACCCTTTCGATAGAG GTAAAAATGCCCCAAGATGCATCAAGCAGCAGTGTTCGCGACACACGAGGACTTTCAG GGGGAGAACGTTCTTTCTCAACTTTGTGCTTTGCACTTGCTCTTCATGAGATGACTGAAGCTCCGTTTAGAGCAATGGATGAATTTGATGTATTTATG GATGCCGTTAGCAGAAAAATCAGTCTAGATGCTATCGTGGATTTTGCATTGGCACAAGGATCACAGTGGATATTTATTACCCCTCATGACATCAG TATGGTGAAGCAGGATGAGAGGGTAAAGAAGCAGCAAATGGCGGCTCCTCGTGCGTGA